A single region of the Runella slithyformis DSM 19594 genome encodes:
- a CDS encoding glycoside hydrolase family 43 protein: MKRNLYSVFTAILGLLFTVQAIAQKAHNPVIFADVPDMAMIRVGNTYYMSSTTMHMSPGLPIMKSNDLVNWQMVGYAYDTLANVDALTLSNGKSTYGRGSWASSLRFHKGTYYVTTFAQTTGKTYIYTTKNIEKGPWKVSTFKPSYHDHTLFFDDDGRNYLIYGAGKLKIAELNADVTGVKEGTTEQVLIENASTPSGTGGGLPAEGSQLFKVNGKYYLFNISWPRGGMRTVLIHRADKITGPWEGRVALQDLGVAQGGLIDTPDGRWFAYLFRDFGGVGRIPYLVPVKWEDGWPVLGENGKVPETLDLPANKSLIPGIAASDEFTRKKGEAALPLVWQWNHNPNNALWSVSERKGFLRLKTGRIDTSFVLARNTLTQRTIGPESTGSTALDVSNMKEGDFAGLSLLQKNYGLVGVRVEKGRKSIVMVSANTGKPIEIERIPLAKTTVYFKAECNFKNRADVAHFFYSLDGKAWTQIGEPLKMPYTIPHFMGYRFGLFNYATQTAGGYADFDYFRIEDTVLPK; the protein is encoded by the coding sequence ATGAAACGTAATCTTTACAGTGTCTTTACGGCAATTCTTGGATTGCTGTTTACCGTGCAGGCCATTGCCCAGAAAGCGCACAACCCCGTCATTTTTGCCGACGTGCCCGACATGGCCATGATTCGGGTGGGAAACACGTACTACATGAGCAGTACCACCATGCACATGAGTCCGGGCCTGCCGATCATGAAATCGAACGATCTGGTCAATTGGCAAATGGTCGGCTATGCCTACGATACGTTGGCCAATGTCGATGCGCTTACGTTGTCCAATGGCAAAAGCACCTACGGACGCGGTTCGTGGGCAAGCAGTTTGCGCTTTCATAAGGGCACATACTACGTAACTACCTTTGCCCAAACCACGGGAAAAACCTACATCTACACCACCAAAAACATTGAAAAAGGGCCGTGGAAAGTGTCAACGTTCAAACCTTCTTACCACGACCACACGCTGTTTTTTGACGATGACGGCCGCAATTACCTGATTTATGGCGCGGGAAAACTCAAAATCGCAGAACTCAATGCGGACGTAACGGGGGTAAAAGAAGGCACAACCGAACAGGTACTTATCGAAAATGCAAGTACACCTTCCGGCACCGGCGGCGGACTGCCGGCCGAAGGGTCACAGTTATTTAAAGTCAACGGCAAGTACTATCTTTTTAACATTTCGTGGCCCAGAGGGGGTATGCGTACCGTCTTGATTCACCGCGCCGATAAGATCACCGGGCCGTGGGAAGGCCGCGTGGCATTGCAGGATTTAGGCGTGGCGCAGGGCGGATTGATTGACACGCCCGACGGACGTTGGTTTGCGTACCTCTTCCGCGATTTTGGCGGGGTGGGACGTATTCCCTACCTGGTCCCGGTGAAGTGGGAAGACGGCTGGCCCGTGTTGGGTGAAAACGGCAAAGTACCCGAAACGCTTGATTTACCGGCCAACAAATCCCTGATTCCCGGCATCGCGGCTTCCGACGAATTCACCCGCAAAAAAGGGGAAGCTGCGTTGCCGTTGGTTTGGCAATGGAACCACAACCCCAACAATGCGTTATGGTCGGTTTCTGAGCGTAAGGGTTTTTTACGCCTGAAAACGGGACGGATCGATACGTCATTTGTACTGGCCCGAAACACCCTGACCCAGCGCACCATCGGTCCTGAATCGACCGGTTCGACGGCGTTGGATGTGTCTAACATGAAAGAAGGTGATTTTGCGGGGTTAAGTCTGTTGCAGAAAAACTACGGCTTAGTCGGTGTCAGGGTGGAGAAAGGCCGCAAATCCATTGTCATGGTCAGTGCCAATACGGGCAAACCCATTGAAATTGAACGTATTCCGTTGGCCAAAACGACGGTGTACTTCAAAGCCGAGTGTAATTTTAAAAACCGCGCTGACGTCGCCCATTTCTTTTACAGCCTCGATGGGAAAGCCTGGACCCAAATCGGCGAGCCGCTGAAAATGCCCTATACCATTCCGCATTTTATGGGTTACCGTTTCGGGCTTTTCAATTATGCCACCCAAACCGCGGGCGGTTATGCTGATTTTGATTATTTCCGCATTGAGGATACGGTTTTACCCAAATAA